The genomic stretch CAATCAGGATTTCTTCCTCTTCAGTCAAGGTCACAATTTCAACTCGGTCCTGAAGATGGTTAAAGATGTTTTGGAGTATTTTTCGACAGCGATCCGTTCCCAGATGACGAATCCTGGAGGAAATCAGAGTTAATTCGGCCATCTCTGCTTTTTTTCTCAGTTCTTCAACCTTCTCCAGATCTTCTCCGTAAACCGGGGTTTCGCCTCCAAAACGCACATAGATAGAATCCACATAATCAAGAAGCGAGCCGAAGTCAGTTCTCTCGAGGTACTTCCCGAGCTGTCCACCTACTTCCGGAGAGAGGGTTAACTTTCCGTCACTGAATGCACCTGCTCCTCCCCATCCACAGAGGAGCGCGCAGGGAGAACATTTCTGACAAAGACGACTATTTTCCCTGGCTGGGCAACGTCGCTTCTCAATATTTTTCCCCCGATCGACAATCAAAATCCGCAAATCTACGCTTTCCAAAAGCTCCAGGGCAGCAAAAATCCCTGCTGGCCCTGCCCCAATAATGACCACATCATACTCTCTCTTCAAGGCGTTCACCCTGTCCCTTTTTCATTTCCTCGAGAATCATCAAAGCAATCTCTAGCGCATTTTTCCCCTCCTCCAAGCCAACCAACGGTTTTTCACCGTTGCGCACACACCGCACAAAGTGTTCCAGTTCCAGGCGTAGCGGCTCTCCTTTTTGAATGATGGGTTTCTCCATCAATACCTGGGGAGCGAGTGAAGAAGTCTTCTTATATACCGCCAGTTCCTGTTCCAAGTAGTCAATGGAAATAAACGAATCAATCTGGGTGATCTCCATCCGCCGAATCTTTTTGCGAGTAATTCGACTGGCCGTAAGATTGGCAATACAACCATTGGCAAAAACAAGCTGCGTGTTGGCAATATCCTCTTGTCTCGAAAACACCGAGTACCCAAAAGCATGTACTTTGACCACTTCACTTTTGATGATACTCGTCACAATATCAATATCATGAATCATAAGGTCCAGAACCACCCCAACATCGACATTCCGATTCACGTAAGGACCCATACGGCAACAGTCAATAAAAATTGGTCGATCCACAATCTTAGAGAGTTCAATCACTGCAGAATTAAAACGCTCAATATGGCCAACCTGCAAAATGACCCTTTTGCGGTTCGCCATCTCCATGAGCTCTCTGGCTTCTTCCAGGTTGGTGGTAACAGGTTTTTCGATGAGGATATTGACCCCCTCTTCAATAAAATGGCCGGCAATTGCTCGATGTAAGACCGTAGGCACGACAATACTTACCGCATCCACCTTCCCAAAGAGTTCCCGGTAATCGAAAAATGGGACGGTGTGATACCGGTCAGCAATTTCTCTGGCCCGCTCTTTGTTGATGTCCACAACTCCTACCAGTTCCACTTCAGGGAGCTCAGAATAAATCCGAGCGTGGTGTTGCCCTAGATACCCAACCCCAACCACGCCAACTCGCACCAGGGTCAATGCTTTTCACCTTCAACCATAAAAATCTCCTCTATAAGGTAAAAAATTCCCGTATCAAAGAAACGATCACTTTCAATTCATCCTCCTTCAGTTGAGGATGTACCGGTATTGATAATACTCTATCAGCGAGGGACTCCGCAACTGGGAATGAACAATCCTTCATTATCTCGGCAAGAAAGGGCTGCTTGTGCAAAGGAATAGGATAATAGACCTCACAACCCACTCCGGCACTGCGCAAAAATGTGAGTAACTCA from Atribacterota bacterium encodes the following:
- a CDS encoding FAD-dependent oxidoreductase, producing MKREYDVVIIGAGPAGIFAALELLESVDLRILIVDRGKNIEKRRCPARENSRLCQKCSPCALLCGWGGAGAFSDGKLTLSPEVGGQLGKYLERTDFGSLLDYVDSIYVRFGGETPVYGEDLEKVEELRKKAEMAELTLISSRIRHLGTDRCRKILQNIFNHLQDRVEIVTLTEEEEILI
- a CDS encoding Gfo/Idh/MocA family oxidoreductase, whose translation is MRVGVVGVGYLGQHHARIYSELPEVELVGVVDINKERAREIADRYHTVPFFDYRELFGKVDAVSIVVPTVLHRAIAGHFIEEGVNILIEKPVTTNLEEARELMEMANRKRVILQVGHIERFNSAVIELSKIVDRPIFIDCCRMGPYVNRNVDVGVVLDLMIHDIDIVTSIIKSEVVKVHAFGYSVFSRQEDIANTQLVFANGCIANLTASRITRKKIRRMEITQIDSFISIDYLEQELAVYKKTSSLAPQVLMEKPIIQKGEPLRLELEHFVRCVRNGEKPLVGLEEGKNALEIALMILEEMKKGQGERLEERV